From a region of the Mercurialis annua linkage group LG1-X, ddMerAnnu1.2, whole genome shotgun sequence genome:
- the LOC130015030 gene encoding F-box/FBD/LRR-repeat protein At1g16930-like translates to MSDLSIYKRQRQSNEPQNEGDTSMKNLNNLLDDVLVDIISRLDIKEAIRTNVLSKRWEYLWASKSDFDFEEGCNDMRYFMCIVDRAFASRNSSSINEFRLSCEVGHDDSHIKTWICAAVKRNVHAVNIILDGVFVLPSCLLTCATLTSLCLCLPYDLRVPTPISLSALKFLVLDSVKFSADNSIQKLLSGCPVLEKLEFCECNWTKLSSLSISAPMLQSLEIIENLWFRSSKQFRWLSRCNFGN, encoded by the coding sequence ATGAGTGACTTAAGTATATATAAAAGGCAGAGGCAGAGTAATGAACCTCAAAATGAAGGAGATACAAGCATGAAGAATTTGAACAATTTACTTGATGATGTTCTTGTAGACATTATATCCCGTCTCGATATAAAAGAGGCCATCAGAACTAATGTTCTGTCCAAAAGATGGGAATATCTTTGGGCATCCAAATCTGATTTTGACTTTGAGGAAGGATGTAATGACATGAGATATTTCATGTGTATTGTGGATAGAGCTTTTGCGTCTCGTAATTCTTCTAGCATAAATGAATTCCGTCTCTCTTGTGAAGTCGGGCATGATGATTCCCACATTAAGACATGGATATGTGCTGCGGTAAAGAGAAATGTTCATGCGGTCAACATTATACTTGATGGTGTTTTTGTTTTGCCTTCTTGCCTGCTCACTTGTGCAACATTGACATCATTATGTTTATGCTTGCCCTATGATTTGAGGGTTCCTACGCCGATTAGTTTGTCAGCTCTGAAGTTTTTGGTACTGGATTCTGTTAAATTTTCAGCTGATAATTCCATACAGAAGCTATTGTCCGGTTGTCCGGTCCTGGAGAAGCTGGAATTTTGCGAATGCAATTGGACAAAGCTCTCTTCTTTGAGCATCTCTGCCCCCATGCTCCAGAGCTTGGAAATTATCGAGAATTTATGGTTTAGATCATCCAAGCAATTCAGATGGTTGTCACGTTGCAATTTTGGGAACTAA